The following proteins come from a genomic window of Prionailurus viverrinus isolate Anna chromosome D1, UM_Priviv_1.0, whole genome shotgun sequence:
- the LOC125177193 gene encoding olfactory receptor 52D1-like, which translates to MLSTSVINNTAFHPSTFILLGIPGMQDQHVWAAIPFCSMYILALVGNGTILYIVMTNRTLHEPMYLFLCLLSITDLVLCSTTLPKMLTIFWFRSHIISYHGCLTQMFFVHTIFATESAVLLAMAFDRYVAICHPLHYTSILNATVIGKIGLACVVRALLFVFPFVILIKRLPFCGHHIIPHTYCEHMGIAKLACASIKPNTIYGLTVALSVTGMDVVLITTSYGLILRAVLRLPSKDAQFRAFSTCGAHICVILVFYVPAFFSFFTHRFGHQVPPHVHIVLANLYLLMPPVLNPLVYGINTKQIRLRIFGFFMGRR; encoded by the coding sequence ATGCTGTCTACATCTGTCATCAATAATACTGCCTTTCATCCTTCCACATTTATTCTACTTGGAATCCCTGGAATGCAAGATCAGCATGTGTGGGCTGCCATCCCCTTCTGCTCCATGTATATCCTTGCTCTGGTTGGCAATGGCACCATCCTCTACATCGTCATGACAAATAGAACTCTACATGAGCCAATGTACCTCTTCCTGTGCCTGCTTTCTATCACTGACCTGGTTCTCTGTTCGACCACATTgcccaaaatgttaacaatattttgGTTTAGGTCCCACATAATTTCCTACCATGGCTGCCTCACCCAGATGTTTTTTGTTCACACTATTTTTGCCACAGAGTCGGCTGTTCTACTGGCCATGGCTTTTGACCGCTATGTGGCTATCTGCCATCCACTTCATTATACATCCATCCTCAATGCCACAGTGATTGGGAAGATTGGTCTGGCATGTGTGGTCCGTgcccttctctttgttttcccctttgtCATCCTCATCAAACGTTTACCCTTCTGTGGACACCACATCATCCCCCACACTTACTGTGAGCACATGGGCATTGCCAAGCTCGCCTGTGCCAGCATCAAGCCCAACACCATTTATGGACTCACTGTGGCACTTTCAGTCACTGGCATGGATGTGGTCCTCATCACCACCTCCTACGGCTTGATCCTGCGGGCAGTGCTGCGCCTGCCCTCCAAGGATGCCCAATTCCGAGCATTTAGCACTTGTGGAGCCCATATTTGTGTGATTCTGGTTTTCTATGTACCtgccttcttttcatttttcacccACCGCTTTGGCCACCAAGTACCTCCTCATGTCCACATTGTACTTGCAAATCTCTATCTCCTCATGCCCCCTGTTCTTAACCCCTTGGTCTATGGGATCAATACCAAACAAATCCGCCTAAGAATATTTGGCTTTTTTATGGGAAGGAGGTAG